One Nicotiana tomentosiformis chromosome 4, ASM39032v3, whole genome shotgun sequence genomic window carries:
- the LOC104088560 gene encoding SKP1-interacting partner 15 codes for MEFSPLNRLPQDTLHQIFSHLTLREIIVSKCVCKCLNSTLSSPAFLHLISTHQPPLSLLALRPSHRTHSHSHNNQSPHCALHVFDTVLNYWFRFPLSFLPFRSHYPITSSHGLLYLWAEGPTTAGPIPAISPPPPPLPSNNSKTLIVCNPLTRQFKLLPQLGSAWCKHGSVLVGSPNQVLVLTELAAIYFSGSTTSNNWLKFSSNLPSKPRSPILISDTILALCDVGSPWRSQWKLFRSTVKDLQFSQQWTRLEKHEWGDIFDILKRPRLLAGKNDKVLMIGGLKSSYSLHSTCSTILILRLDLDSLEWEEAGRMPPDMFRYFQDSSKFKVFGGGSKVCFSGKRVGRLALWEENECGKGEWRWISGVPGNSDGLYRGFVFEAQLNAVS; via the coding sequence ATGGAGTTTTCCCCTCTAAATCGTTTACCTCAAGATACCCTTCACCAGATCTTCTCCCATTTAACCCTCCGTGAAATCATCGTCTCAAAATGCGTCTGCAAATGTCTCAACTCCACTCTCTCTTCTCCGGCCTTCCTCCACCTCATCTCTACCCACCAACCCCCCCTCTCCCTCCTCGCCCTCCGCCCCTCCCACCGTACTCACAGCcacagtcataataatcaatctCCTCATTGTGCACTCCATGTGTTCGACACAGTGCTTAACTACTGGTTTCGATTCCCACTTTCTTTCCTTCCCTTTAGATCTCACTACCCCATCACTTCCTCTCACGGCCTCCTCTATCTCTGGGCTGAGGGCCCCACCACTGCGGGGCCCATACCCGCAATttcacctcctcctcctcctcttcccaGTAACAATAGCAAAACCCTAATCGTTTGTAACCCTTTAACTCGTCAATTCAAGCTGCTTCCGCAATTGGGTTCAGCTTGGTGTAAACACGGGTCGGTTCTTGTCGGGTCACCAAATCAAGTTCTGGTTTTGACTGAGTTAGCTGCTATTTACTTCTCTGGCTCAACAACTTCCAATAATTGGCTCAAGTTTTCATCGAATTTACCGTCAAAACCTAGGAGTCCAATCTTGATTTCTGATACCATTTTAGCCCTTTGTGATGTTGGTTCCCCGTGGCGGTCCCAGTGGAAGCTGTTTAGGTCAACAGTTAAAGATTTGCAATTTAGTCAACAATGGACTAGGTTAGAAAAGCATGAGTGGGGTGATATTTTTGACATATTGAAACGCCCCAGATTGCTTGCTGGTAAAAATGATAAGGTGTTGATGATTGGTGGTCTAAAATCGTCCTATTCGTTGCACAGCACATGCTCGACCATTTTGATACTTAGATTGGATTTGGACTCTTTGGAATGGGAAGAAGCTGGGCGAATGCCGCCAGATATGTTTAGGTATTTTCAAGATTCGAGTAAGTTCAAGGTGTTTGGTGGAGGGAGTAAAGTTTGTTTTTCGGGCAAGAGGGTGGGAAGATTGGCGCTTTGGGAGGAAAATGAGTGCGGGAAAGGGGAATGGCGGTGGATAAGTGGCGTTCCGGGGAATAGTGATGGACTTTATCGTGGATTCGTCTTTGAGGCTCAGTTGAATGCAGTGTCTTAA